The proteins below are encoded in one region of Brachyspira intermedia PWS/A:
- a CDS encoding DUF4132 domain-containing protein, giving the protein MEKFNSSLFSKRYEGYNLEKEICVINRGIVENDIYALDFLREANYTYNKDKEYFYSLYKTLETSNNCGIYLILTAILLKNEDEKANLKIAEKKIDLLMQKIYDSYYVKYNVVEHLGTPNSITVINDDIIYEDDKRYDLIKKFHVKKSAFGYFSALKPYTPYHIKRAPSNSDIEFIKKSLLNNYRIYYILLLSDYSKKAKKLLNIILKTNSYKALTYIMLIRKEGFATTYQESLDYLTNLNITLADIIISYIFFYSYNDRISYYDSFAVQIKNREFNSFFYSLIKKNSEYFESLFSNKNFVKKVTKNSKNFIPFLNELYSKDIDFGSSKILCSLLENQSSNIRKAAIKIINRKKKESYEYLKTLDNDLARDILKRWKNKKIINSGFKDIDSIVNFVNKNYNKKFEKNLLCLDESLLYGVKSKDSNQNIPIIVIKYIYLEYSRLKAPTKIRDLDKLISYFDFNSFINVIKTIYERWIFEGADTTYKYVMIPYLVYESDYKIEKVGYNLKEWCESGRISLANYAISTLAFNGSLYSLILIDYVSNNIKYYQIKNTSKLAFKAAAKKLDISEDKLADNIILDFGIDKEGKKLLKDDSYSFTLYINEKLDIEKIFDNKKKEYVSKIDKYHNISKNLLEEFYSIKNNIKASYKFQASRLNKALMTGKKWLADDWKKIFAENYVMSTLADIFIWTIYNKNDKILKQVQYDRKSNTFFSIDNNEEVKLNKQYKLSLASPVEMTDEEIKKAKQLLTDLKIKQPFNQMQNINFSFEDEDIKENIIVKYRNKEVKIKTFKNLIDYLDMELDYENSYIVGYKIIDTSISVGIKINLMGMDNAIDDNDIILFGDIVFYTIDNNEIFSYKNIIDPRTSYVRYVKYIMFNIDNYIKKNMQKTLKVAKRNRRQSDTK; this is encoded by the coding sequence ATGGAAAAATTTAATAGTTCTCTATTCAGCAAAAGATATGAAGGATACAATTTAGAAAAAGAGATATGTGTCATTAATAGAGGAATAGTAGAAAATGATATATATGCATTAGATTTTTTGAGAGAAGCTAATTATACATATAACAAAGATAAAGAATATTTTTATTCATTATATAAAACATTAGAAACAAGTAATAACTGCGGAATATACCTAATATTAACAGCAATTCTATTAAAAAATGAAGATGAAAAAGCTAATTTAAAAATAGCTGAAAAAAAAATAGATTTATTAATGCAAAAAATATATGATTCCTATTATGTTAAATATAATGTTGTAGAACATTTAGGAACACCTAATAGTATTACAGTAATAAATGATGATATAATATATGAAGATGATAAGAGATACGATTTAATAAAAAAATTCCATGTAAAAAAATCTGCATTTGGTTATTTTAGTGCTTTGAAGCCATATACACCATATCATATAAAGAGAGCTCCTAGCAATAGTGACATAGAATTTATAAAAAAATCATTACTGAATAATTATAGAATATACTATATTTTATTATTATCCGATTACTCAAAAAAAGCTAAAAAACTTCTTAATATAATATTAAAAACTAATAGCTATAAAGCATTAACTTATATAATGTTAATAAGAAAAGAAGGATTTGCAACAACATATCAAGAAAGTTTAGATTATTTAACTAATCTTAATATAACTTTAGCTGATATTATTATTTCTTATATATTCTTTTATTCTTATAATGATAGAATATCATATTATGATTCATTTGCTGTTCAAATAAAAAACAGAGAATTTAATAGTTTCTTTTATTCTCTTATTAAAAAGAATTCAGAATATTTTGAAAGCCTATTTTCCAATAAAAATTTTGTAAAAAAAGTTACTAAAAACAGTAAAAATTTTATACCATTTTTAAATGAGCTTTATAGTAAAGATATAGATTTCGGATCAAGCAAAATATTATGCTCACTTTTGGAAAATCAATCATCAAATATAAGAAAAGCAGCAATAAAAATAATCAATCGTAAGAAAAAAGAATCTTATGAATATTTAAAAACTTTAGACAATGATTTGGCAAGAGATATACTTAAAAGATGGAAAAATAAAAAAATAATTAATTCAGGTTTTAAAGATATTGATAGCATAGTTAATTTCGTAAATAAGAATTATAATAAAAAATTTGAAAAGAATTTATTATGCTTAGATGAATCTTTATTATATGGAGTAAAAAGTAAAGACTCTAATCAAAATATACCTATTATTGTAATAAAATATATATATTTGGAATATTCAAGATTAAAAGCACCTACAAAAATAAGAGACTTAGATAAACTAATTTCGTATTTTGATTTTAATTCATTTATTAATGTAATAAAAACTATATATGAAAGATGGATATTTGAAGGTGCTGATACAACTTATAAATATGTAATGATTCCATATTTAGTATATGAATCAGACTATAAAATAGAAAAAGTTGGATATAATCTGAAAGAATGGTGCGAATCAGGAAGAATTTCTCTTGCTAATTATGCTATATCTACATTAGCATTCAATGGAAGTCTTTACTCTCTTATTCTAATTGATTATGTATCAAACAATATAAAATATTATCAAATCAAAAATACTTCAAAATTAGCATTTAAAGCCGCTGCAAAAAAATTAGATATTTCTGAGGATAAATTAGCTGATAATATAATACTTGATTTTGGTATAGACAAAGAAGGTAAGAAATTATTAAAAGATGATTCTTATTCTTTCACATTATATATAAATGAAAAATTAGATATTGAAAAAATATTTGATAACAAGAAAAAAGAATATGTATCCAAAATAGATAAATATCATAATATAAGTAAAAATTTATTAGAAGAGTTTTACAGCATAAAAAATAATATAAAAGCCTCATATAAATTTCAAGCATCAAGACTTAACAAAGCATTAATGACAGGAAAAAAATGGTTAGCAGATGATTGGAAAAAAATATTTGCAGAAAATTATGTTATGAGTACATTAGCAGATATTTTTATATGGACTATATATAATAAGAATGACAAAATATTAAAACAAGTTCAATACGATAGAAAATCAAATACTTTCTTTTCAATAGATAATAATGAAGAAGTTAAATTAAATAAACAGTATAAATTATCATTGGCAAGTCCTGTAGAAATGACAGATGAAGAAATAAAAAAGGCTAAACAATTATTAACAGATTTAAAAATAAAACAGCCTTTCAATCAAATGCAGAATATTAATTTCTCTTTTGAAGATGAAGATATAAAAGAAAACATCATTGTAAAATATAGAAATAAAGAAGTAAAAATAAAAACTTTTAAAAATTTGATAGATTATCTTGATATGGAATTAGATTATGAGAATTCATATATAGTCGGATATAAAATCATAGATACATCTATATCAGTTGGAATAAAAATCAATCTTATGGGTATGGATAATGCAATAGATGATAATGATATTATTTTATTTGGAGATATTGTATTCTATACTATAGATAATAATGAAATATTCTCATATAAAAACATAATAGATCCTAGAACTTCATATGTGAGGTATGTTAAGTATATTATGTTTAATATAGATAATTACATTAAAAAGAATATGCAAAAAACTTTAAAAGTAGCAAAAAGAAACAGGAGACAATCAGATACAAAATGA
- the rlmN gene encoding 23S rRNA (adenine(2503)-C(2))-methyltransferase RlmN: MAKKISIMNVSEEELSKFCIENDFPKFHASQILNWIYKKYAISFEDMSNIPKNLRNLLDEYYFIHNSKIETISEDEYGTQKLLISLYDKKKIESVILNKKDRVTFCLSSQVGCGYGCAFCATGSMGLSRNLTADEILAEFLLMRAVTKKVNSIVFMGMGEPLANTKNLFKAIDTINSFKGFNLGIRHITISTSGEVAGIKQLIERDLDCRLAVSLHSLKNDVRDKIMPINKRYPIENLMAILKRYSRNGKRMITFEWVLIKDVNDSVNDAYRLVNLKKEFPFKVNVIPMNPVEHAPELQRPNKDIILRFKSILKDNGIEVVERFKQGQEILAGCGQLAVKNM; the protein is encoded by the coding sequence ATGGCTAAAAAAATATCTATAATGAATGTTTCAGAAGAGGAATTATCTAAATTCTGTATAGAAAATGATTTCCCTAAATTCCATGCCTCACAAATACTTAATTGGATATATAAAAAATACGCTATAAGTTTTGAGGATATGAGCAATATACCTAAGAATTTGAGAAATTTATTAGATGAGTACTACTTTATTCACAATTCAAAAATAGAAACTATATCAGAAGATGAATATGGAACACAAAAATTACTAATTTCACTATATGATAAGAAGAAAATAGAATCTGTTATCTTAAATAAAAAAGACAGGGTAACTTTTTGTTTATCATCTCAGGTTGGCTGCGGATACGGATGTGCTTTTTGTGCTACAGGAAGTATGGGATTATCGAGGAATCTAACTGCTGATGAGATACTTGCTGAATTTCTACTTATGAGAGCTGTAACAAAAAAAGTTAATTCTATAGTGTTTATGGGTATGGGTGAGCCTTTAGCAAATACTAAAAACCTTTTTAAAGCGATAGATACTATAAATTCATTCAAGGGTTTTAATTTAGGCATAAGACATATTACAATATCAACATCAGGAGAAGTTGCAGGAATAAAACAATTAATAGAAAGAGATTTAGACTGCAGATTGGCTGTTTCTTTACATTCATTAAAAAATGATGTAAGAGATAAAATAATGCCTATTAATAAAAGATATCCTATAGAAAATCTTATGGCAATACTTAAAAGATACAGCAGAAATGGCAAAAGAATGATTACTTTTGAATGGGTTCTTATAAAAGATGTTAATGATTCTGTTAATGATGCTTACAGACTTGTAAATTTGAAAAAAGAATTCCCTTTTAAAGTTAATGTTATACCTATGAATCCAGTTGAGCATGCTCCTGAATTACAAAGACCAAATAAAGATATTATATTAAGATTTAAATCTATATTAAAGGATAATGGAATAGAAGTTGTTGAAAGATTTAAACAAGGACAGGAAATATTAGCTGGATGCGGACAATTGGCAGTAAAAAACATGTAA
- a CDS encoding FmdB family zinc ribbon protein, translating into MPTYEYKCEKCGHEFEEFQSITAEAKANCPECGSEAKRMISLNSGIIFKGKGFYVNDYKNSSSSSSSSSNSGSSSTKSC; encoded by the coding sequence ATGCCTACTTATGAATATAAATGTGAAAAATGCGGACATGAATTTGAAGAATTTCAATCAATAACCGCTGAAGCTAAAGCAAACTGCCCAGAATGCGGAAGTGAAGCTAAAAGAATGATATCTTTAAATAGCGGCATCATCTTCAAAGGAAAAGGTTTCTATGTTAATGATTATAAAAATAGCAGCAGTTCTAGTTCATCAAGCAGTAATTCTGGAAGCTCCTCTACTAAAAGCTGCTGA
- a CDS encoding DUF7916 family protein, with product MNKRIFELNSEDVLNMNASLLKEVIKKSEGRSVMAEVCCGHQSFIDSVSNAETASAFGADLITLNLFDMNKPFIWGLYEEKHDASEKIWLVSKLKGLINEVNNTNENIIRDLKKVTGRLIGVNLEPVPDGSNYNSGFRASKENYEKLIKYGFDYVVLTGNPNTGVTIESISKASRELKDICGDKILIVAGKMHGAGGDNVYSMEELDSMVKAGADVVMVGAPSALPGYTVDFVHEQIKRIHSLGALAKTAIGTSQEGADVNTIREMTLWSKMAGADIVHIGDAACGGMALPENIMAMSIAIRGIRHTYRRMAYRK from the coding sequence ATGAATAAAAGAATTTTTGAATTAAATTCGGAAGATGTTTTAAATATGAATGCTTCTTTACTAAAAGAAGTTATTAAAAAATCTGAGGGTAGGTCTGTAATGGCTGAAGTATGCTGCGGTCATCAGTCTTTCATAGATTCTGTTAGTAATGCTGAAACTGCTTCTGCTTTTGGAGCTGATTTAATAACTTTGAATTTATTTGATATGAATAAGCCTTTCATTTGGGGGCTTTATGAAGAAAAACATGATGCTTCAGAAAAAATATGGCTTGTATCAAAATTAAAAGGCTTAATCAATGAAGTAAATAATACTAATGAAAATATTATTAGAGATTTGAAAAAAGTTACAGGAAGATTAATAGGTGTTAATCTAGAGCCTGTTCCAGATGGAAGTAATTATAATTCAGGTTTTAGAGCTTCAAAAGAAAATTATGAAAAACTTATTAAATATGGTTTTGATTATGTTGTTCTTACAGGTAATCCAAATACAGGTGTTACTATAGAAAGTATATCAAAGGCTTCAAGAGAATTAAAAGATATATGCGGAGATAAAATTCTTATAGTTGCAGGTAAAATGCATGGTGCAGGCGGAGATAATGTTTATTCTATGGAAGAGCTTGACAGTATGGTAAAAGCAGGTGCCGATGTTGTTATGGTTGGAGCTCCTTCAGCACTTCCTGGATATACTGTTGATTTTGTTCATGAACAGATAAAAAGAATACATAGTTTAGGTGCTTTGGCAAAAACTGCAATAGGTACTTCTCAAGAGGGTGCAGATGTAAATACCATTAGAGAAATGACATTATGGTCAAAAATGGCAGGTGCTGATATAGTTCATATAGGAGATGCTGCCTGCGGAGGAATGGCATTGCCTGAAAATATTATGGCTATGTCTATTGCAATTAGAGGAATAAGACATACATACAGAAGAATGGCTTATAGAAAATAA